From the genome of Phytohabitans rumicis, one region includes:
- a CDS encoding LysM peptidoglycan-binding domain-containing protein — protein sequence MRGDRVAVIEEIRRLNNLDGYTVRVGQELALPR from the coding sequence TTGCGCGGTGACCGGGTCGCGGTGATCGAGGAGATCCGCCGCCTCAACAACCTCGACGGCTACACCGTCCGGGTCGGCCAGGAGTTGGCCCTACCTCGTTAG
- the lexA gene encoding transcriptional repressor LexA, giving the protein MSTDDGGSRQTPPQLKSAKATGSTATSGRRRGATRSRAEGGPQLRAVTPVVSSFPDLVTADLTARQRRILEFIRDWVERYGYPPSVREIGEAVGLVSPSSVAYQLKELERKGFLRRDPNRPRAVDVRPPSDLMDDETARAARPAPAYVPMLGRIAAGGPILAEQAVEDVFPLPRELVGEGEVFMLQVKGDSMLDAAICDGDWVVVRQQPTANAGEIVAAMIEGEATVKTYRRRDGHVWLMPQNPAFDPIPGDDATILGRVVAVLRRVK; this is encoded by the coding sequence GTGTCGACCGACGACGGAGGCAGCCGCCAGACGCCGCCTCAGCTCAAGAGCGCCAAGGCCACCGGCTCCACGGCGACGAGCGGCCGGCGGCGCGGGGCGACCCGGTCACGCGCTGAGGGCGGGCCCCAGCTGCGCGCCGTCACACCGGTGGTCAGCTCGTTCCCCGACCTGGTCACCGCCGACCTCACCGCCCGACAGCGGCGCATCCTGGAGTTCATCCGGGACTGGGTGGAGCGCTACGGCTACCCGCCCAGCGTCCGCGAGATCGGCGAGGCGGTCGGCCTGGTGTCCCCGTCGAGCGTCGCCTACCAGCTCAAGGAGCTGGAGCGAAAGGGCTTCCTGCGGCGCGACCCCAACCGGCCGCGCGCCGTCGACGTACGGCCGCCGAGCGACCTGATGGACGACGAGACGGCCCGCGCCGCCCGGCCGGCCCCGGCGTACGTGCCGATGCTGGGCCGGATCGCCGCCGGTGGCCCGATCCTGGCCGAGCAGGCGGTCGAAGACGTGTTCCCGCTGCCGCGCGAGCTGGTCGGCGAGGGCGAGGTCTTCATGCTCCAGGTCAAGGGCGACTCGATGCTCGACGCGGCCATCTGCGACGGCGACTGGGTCGTGGTACGCCAGCAGCCGACGGCCAACGCCGGTGAGATCGTCGCCGCCATGATCGAGGGCGAGGCGACCGTGAAGACGTACCGGCGGCGGGACGGGCACGTGTGGCTGATGCCGCAGAACCCGGCCTTCGACCCGATCCCGGGCGACGACGCCACCATCCTCGGCCGGGTGGTCGCCGTGCTCCGCCGGGTCAAGTGA